One region of Caldimonas thermodepolymerans genomic DNA includes:
- a CDS encoding prephenate dehydrogenase: MFNQLGLIGCGLMGGSFALAMKRAGLVKRVVGYSKSPSTTEKARRLGVIDLAAESALLAVSGSDIVLIAVPVAASEATFKAIRHLVEPGVLLMDVGSTKRDVVDAARRVLKERVEYFVPAHPITGKEVAGVEHADALLYSGRQVILTPLPQTDPKLLQKAIDVWSAIGCQVLKMTPENHDAAFAAVSHLPHLLAFAFFSSVYKQPAGKDFLSLAGPGFRDFTRIAASDPAVWRDILLANREEVLKQSMRFRHTLDAMEHVIRSGNAEALEDLIRSAAEGRANWQMATPKPASSR, translated from the coding sequence ATGTTCAATCAACTGGGCTTGATCGGTTGCGGCCTGATGGGCGGCTCGTTCGCGCTGGCGATGAAGCGCGCCGGGCTGGTCAAGCGGGTGGTCGGTTACAGCAAGTCGCCGTCGACCACGGAGAAGGCCCGCCGCCTGGGCGTCATCGACCTGGCCGCGGAGTCGGCCCTGCTGGCCGTCTCCGGCTCCGACATCGTGCTGATCGCGGTGCCGGTGGCGGCATCCGAGGCCACCTTCAAGGCCATCCGCCACCTGGTCGAGCCGGGCGTGCTGCTGATGGACGTGGGCTCCACCAAGCGCGACGTGGTCGACGCCGCCCGCCGCGTGCTCAAGGAGCGCGTCGAGTACTTCGTGCCGGCCCACCCGATCACCGGCAAGGAAGTCGCCGGCGTCGAGCACGCCGACGCCCTGCTCTATTCGGGCCGCCAGGTCATCCTCACCCCGCTGCCGCAGACCGACCCCAAGCTGCTGCAGAAGGCCATCGACGTCTGGTCGGCGATCGGCTGCCAGGTGCTGAAGATGACGCCGGAGAACCACGACGCGGCCTTCGCCGCGGTGAGCCACCTGCCGCACCTGCTGGCCTTCGCCTTCTTCAGCTCGGTCTACAAGCAGCCGGCCGGCAAGGATTTCCTCTCGCTGGCCGGGCCGGGCTTCCGCGACTTCACCCGCATCGCCGCGAGCGATCCGGCGGTCTGGCGCGACATCCTGCTGGCCAACCGCGAGGAGGTGCTCAAGCAGTCGATGCGCTTTCGCCACACGCTCGACGCGATGGAGCACGTGATCCGCAGCGGCAACGCCGAAGCCCTGGAAGACCTGATCCGCAGCGCCGCCGAGGGCCGCGCCAACTGGCAGATGGCCACCCCCAAGCCCGCGTCCTCGCGCTAG